The Patescibacteria group bacterium genome includes the window TGTCCCCCTATTATTTTTTTTACCGAAAGCCGCTCAAGCCATCACCACTGCCACTTTAAGAATTGCTCACAATGACGGGGTCCAGTGTTATCTTAATAATCTTGAAGTTATTAACACCCTTAGCGAACCACAAACGCATCGTTATTGGAATAAAGAAATTAATGTAAAAAACTATCTTCAGAGTGGTCGCAATCTCTTAGCCTGTCGGGTCAGTAATGGTGATGGTAATCCAGGAACAGGTATTGGTTATTTTGATCTCGAATTGAAAGTTGATTCCCAGACGATCATCGCTAGTCGAAGCGGTGATTGGAAATATTTTGGTCAAAGTGGTAAAACTACTCCACCATCGATTGATAGTTATGGCCGAACCTGGTTTCATCCTTATTATGACGACAGCTCTTGGCGTACTGGTTCAACTCCATTTGGTGGATGGGGAGCGTCAATCTTGGGTCAAGCTCCTGATGATGGTTGGTTTCGTAAATCCTTTACTATTTCTTTTGACGAATCAATCTCACAAAATTGTCCTCGTTTTACCGATCGTCTAACTTGTCTTAATTATGGTTGCTGGTGGTATAATTCCGCCTGTTTCAATAACCCACCGCCCATCAATTGTGCTCAATTCAATAATGAAACAACGTGTTTCAACCGTGGTTGTTGGTGGCATGGCACAGAATGTTCTAACAGCCCTCGGCCACCAGAAAAAATTGGTTTTAGTCCCTTTGGTTGTATTAGACCAACAATTCATCGTTTTGGTCAATATAAAGATCTCTCACGCGGCCCATATCAAATTACCCTAGAAGATTATCAACCGTTAATTACTGGCCTAGTAAAATATGGAAATCGGGTTGAGATTTATGTTGATAATCAATCAATTGGCAAAGCAGTGGTCAAGGAAGGAGAGGATTCGGGCATTGCAAATTTTTATTTTAAACCAAAAGGAACAATTGTTCCATCTACGGATCAACTAAACTTTCATCGTTTAAAAATCGTAGCTGTCAATCCGCTTGACCAAAGTCTTTGTGCTAACGAGTTGGTGAGTTTTAGAATTAAACCGTATCCTGCTCCCATCATTCATCGTTTAGGAGAAATCCCTTATGTGATGCGAGCCAATAAATTAACGATTAAAACTAAAAATCCTTTAGTTACCGGTCTCGTTAAAAGCGGCTCGGTGGTCGAAGTTTTTGTTGATAATCAATCGGTTGGTCAAGCAAAAATTCAAAAGGGAAAAGAAATGGACAATTTTTATCTTACTCTTCCAACTTTGTCTTTAGGCCAACACAGCTTATACGCCATTGCTAAAAAGGCCGGTGCCGAATCAATTGTTTCAGCCCCTTCACAAATTTTTGAGTTTACGGTGAGAGAATAATTTTTTGAAAAATAAAAAGATGAATTGATTAATCATTTTTTATTTTAGCTAAAATTTTTATTTTTTTTCTTTTGATAATCTTCAATTGCTGCCCGAAGTGCCTGTTCAGCCAAAACCGAACAATGAATTTTCTGGGGCGGCAAACCACCGGCTTGTTCAGCCACGGCTTGATTAGATATTTTTAAAGCTTCATCTAAAGTTTTTCCTTTAATCATTTCCGTCAAAATTGAACTGGTGGCAATAGCGGCGGCACAGCCAAAGGTCATAAAACTTGCCTCGGTAATTACATTATCCTTAACCTTGATGAAAAGTTTCATGACGTCGCCACAGGCTTTATTACCTACTTCACCTACCCCATCAGCCTCT containing:
- the nifU gene encoding Fe-S cluster assembly scaffold protein NifU; the encoded protein is MAYYSDKIMDHFRKPRNFGEMKEADGVGEVGNKACGDVMKLFIKVKDNVITEASFMTFGCAAAIATSSILTEMIKGKTLDEALKISNQAVAEQAGGLPPQKIHCSVLAEQALRAAIEDYQKKKNKNFS